CCGTTGCGCCATCTTGTTCAATGATCTCTTCCAAAACACCCGCTTCTGGAGCCGGTACTTCTAACACTACTTTATCGGTTTCGATATCAACCAAGATCTCATCACGTTCAACACTTTCACCAGGTTGCTTGTGCCAAGTTGCAACCATAGCGTCTGCGACAGATTCAGGTAAATCTGGAACCAGAATTTCAATTGTCATTTGTCGGGATTCCTTATTCTTCTAGTTCTTTATCAATAGTTAACGCTTCGTCGATAAGCGCCTTTTGTTGTTTCAAGTGCACAGACATATAACCTACCGCCGGTGATGCTGAAGCAGGGCGTCCAGCATAACTTAGGGTTGTGTTAAATGGTGTAGCCGCACGGAAGTTGTGTTGGCTAGAATACCAAGCACCTTGGTTCTGAGGCTCTTCCTGACACCACACAAATTGCTTCGCTTCGGTATAGATGGAGATAGCTTCTCGAACATCTGCCAATGGGAATGGGTACAGCTGTTCGATTCGCACGATCGCGACATCATCAATCTCACGCTTGCGGCGCTCATCAAGCAAGTCGTAATAGACCTTACCCGAACAAAATACCACGCGACGAACCTTAGCTGGATCAAGCGCATCAATCTCATTGATACATGGCTGGAAGTTGCCTTGCGCTAAGTCTTCTAAGCTAGAAGTACACATTGGATGGCGCAGTAGCGACTTAGGCGACATAACAATCAATGGACGACGCATTGGGCGAACCACTTGGCGACGTAGCATGTGATATACCTGAGCTGGCGTTGATGGCACCACCACTTGAATATTCTGCTCAGCACACAATTGCAGGTAGCGCTCTAAACGTGCTGATGAGTGCTCAGGGCCTTGTCCTTCGTACCCATGCGGAAGCAACATAGTAATGCCACATAAACGGCCCCACTTTTGCTCACCCGATGAAATAAACTGATCAATAACAACCTGAGCGCCGTTGGCAAAATCACCAAATTGCGCTTCCCAAAGCGTTAAACCGCCTGGTTCGGCAGTTGCATAACCGTACTCAAATGCCAATACCGCTTCTTCAGATAGTACTGAATCAAAGACTTGGAAAGGACCTTGTTTATCATGCACATGCGCTAAAGGTACATAAGTACTGGCATCTTCTTGGTTGTGTAGAACGGCATGACGGTGGAAGAAGGTTCCGCGACCAGAATCCTGACCAGAGATACGCACTCGCTTACCATCATCGACCAATGTTGCATAAGCTAATGTCTCAGCCATACCCCAATCTAGAGGTTTATCTCCGGCAACCATCGATATACGGTCGTTATACAGTTTGTTTACACGGCTTTGTAACTGGTGGCTATCTGGATACTGGCATATGCGTTTGCCTAGCTCAGTTAGACGCCCAATTTCAACTTGATTGTCCCATTCGATATCCCACTCATGGCCCAAATATGGAGACCAATCAACCGAGTGCATCGCCATTGGACGCCACTCTTTGACCACCACTTCACCATGATCGAGGGCATCACGATATTCATTGACCAACTGCGTCGCGGTATCGATGCCAATCTCTTCGCGCTCCATCATCACATCAGCGTATAGCTTACGTGGGGTTGGATGCTTCTTGATTTTTTGATACATCAAAGGCTGAGTAGCATTTGGTTCATCGGCTTCGTTATGTCCGTGACGACGATAGCAAACTAGGTCAATCACTACATCGCGCTTAAACGTGTTGCGATAATCCAATGCAATGCGCGTTACGAATGCAACCGCTTCTGGGTCATCAGCATTAACATGGAAAATTGGAGCCTGTACCATCTTCGCGATATCAGTACAGTACATAGTCGAACGGGTATCTCTTGGATTAGATGTGGTAAAACCAATCTGGTTGTTGACCACAATTCTAACCGTACCACCCACTTGGAATCCGCGGGCAAGAGACATATTGAAGGTCTCTTGTACGACACCTTGTCCAGCAATTGCAGAGTCACCATGAATGGTAATTGGCAAGACTTTATCGCCATGCTTATCAGCTAAGCGGTCTTGACGAGCTCGAACCGACCCTATAACTACTGGGTTTACAATTTCTAGATGAGATGGGTTAAATGCCAAAGCAAGATGCACGTCACCACCTGGAGTGGCAAAGTCTGCTGAGAAACCCTGATGGTATTTCACATCACCAGTGCCCCATGTGTCATCGTGTTTACCGGCAAATTCATCAAACAGGTCTTGAGGCTTCTTACCCAGAACGTTGACTAGCATATTTAAACGGCCACGGTGTGCCATGCCAACCACGACCTCACGCATGCCGCTACGGCCTGCATGACGGATAAGCTCTTTGGTCATTGGGATAAGTGCATCCCCACCTTCAAGAGAGAATCGCTTAGCCCCTGGGAATTTAGCACCAAGATAACGCTCTAAACCTTCGGCAGCGGTAAGCTCATCTAGGAAGGTGATTTTTTCATCCAGAGAGAAATCCGCGTGCGACTGAACAGATTCAAGGCGCTGTTGTATCCAACGCTTTTGCTCTGTATTGGTCATGTGCATGTATTCTGCACCGACTGAGCCACAATAGGTGTTATTAAGTACCTTGTAGAGGTCACGAAGTTTCATCGTCTCTTGCGCTACAGCAAAAGAACCAACGTTGAAACTCTCGTTTAAGTCATCTTCTGTGAGGTTATGAAATGCAGGATCCAGTTCCGGTTGAACTGGTCGTTCCCACAAACCAAGCGGGTCTAGGTTTGCTGCTTGATGCCCACGAAAACGATAGGCATTGATAAGCTGTAAGACTTTAACTTGTTTTGCATCGACATCAGGGTCACTGACTGGAACGCTGTAATGCTTCGTTTCTTGTGCAAGTCTGCGAAAGTAATCACGAACACGCGAGTGGGATTGCTCCCCTGCTTCAGAAGTTTGCGCAGGCAACCCTTCAAAAACGCGCTTCCATTCTTCACTTATCAGATCTGGATCACTGAGATAAAGTTCGTAGAGTTCTTCTACGTACGTTGCATTGGCTCCAGCCAAGTGAGAAGACTCGAGCCAGGCCTTCATCACATTGTTATGCATATTTTCCCTTAACTAGTAATTTTATTTTTCACGATTTCGGTCTATGCCGAACTCATTTTCCAAAACAGTTGCTACACAGCTAAGTTGACTGGGTAACAGGCTTAACAGTTAACCTTGAAAAGCCTGAAATTTCAATCATCTATATAGAACGTTCCACCAGCATGGTCTTAATATGACCAATTGCCTTAGTTGGGTTTAACCCCTTAGGACATACACTGACACAGTTCATAATGCCATGACAACGGAAAACGCTAAATGCATCATCCAAATTGTCGAGTCGCTCATCTGTGGCAGTATCTCGGCTATCAATCAGCCAGCGATATGCAGCTAATAGACCAGCAGGACCAATAAACTTATCTGGATTCCACCAGAATGAAGGACACGACGTGGTGCAACATGCGCACATAATGCACTCATAAAGTCCATCAAGATGAGCTCGTTCTTCTGGTGACTGTTTATTTTCACGAGAAGGCGGTAGGTCACCCTCAGCAATCAAGAATGGCTTAACCTTGGTATAATTATCGTAGAACTGAGTCATATCGACTATCAGATCACGTACCACTGGCAATCCAGGTAATGGACGTATGGTAAGCGTACCCCCGCCTAAAGCGGACAGCGGAGTAATACACGCTAGACCATTCTTACCATTCATATTAAGGCCATCGCTGCCGCACACACCCTCGCGGCATGAACGCCTAAATGAAAGACTCGGATCTTGTTCTTTCAATAGAATGAGCGCATCCAAAACCATCATATCTGAACCTTCATCCACCTCTAGGGTGTATTGCTTCATATAAGGTTTAGAGTCCACATCTGGGTTGTAGCGATAGATAGAAAAATTCAGGTTCATATCTCGCTCCCTTAATAGGTTCTTGCTTTCGGAGGAAAGGCTTCGCGATGAACAGGTTCCATGTTCACATCACGCTTAGACATCTCTTCCGTGTCAGGGTTATAAATTGAATGGCATAGCCACTGCTCATCATCACGCTCAGGATAATCGTAACGCGCATGTGCACCACGGCTTTCTGTGCGGTAGTTCGCCGCAACTGCTGTAGCGAACGCGGTTTCCATCAGGTTATCAAGCTCTAAACATTCAACACGCTGGGTATTAAACTCGCTGGATTTATCTGCTAAATGGGCGTTATTTAGGCGCTCACGAATAACCTTAAGCTCCTCAAGTCCATTCGCCATCGCATCCCCTTCACGGAATACTGAGAAACTATTTTGCATGCAAGATTGTAGGTCTTTACGGATTTGAGCTGGGTCTTCACCACTGGTGCTATTTTCCCAACGCATAGTGCGCGCAAGAGATTCTTCAATATCAGAGTCTGTTGCTGGGCGCGCTTCAGTTTGTGCCGCCAGAGCCTCACCAAGGTGTAACCCGGTAGCACGTCCAAAGACCACAAGATCCAGTAGTGAGTTACCTCCAAGTCGGTTTGCACCGTGCACAGAAACAGACGCAATCTCACCACAAGCGAACAGCCCTTGAACTTCAATATCCTTGCCGTTGCTGTCTTGCTTAATCGCCTGACCTGAAACCTGAGTGGGTACACCACCCATCATATAGTGGCAGGTTGGAATAACAGGGATAGGTTCTTTTATTGGGTCAACGTGAGCAAAGGTTCTTGATAGCTCAAGAATACCCGGCAGGCGAGATTCAAGAACGTCACGTCCAAGATGGTCAAGTTTGAGCTTAAGATGAGGTCCCCACGGGCCATCACAGCCGCGTCCTTCACGGATCTCTATCATCATTGAGCGAGCAACAACGTCGCGACCAGCTAGGTCTTTCGCGTTCGGAGCATAGCGTTCCATAAAGCGCTCACCATCTTTATTGAGCAGGTAGCCACCCTCACCACGACACCCTTCTGTTACCAATACACCCGCGCCAGCAATACCAGTTGGATGGAACTGCCACATTTCCATATCTTGCATTGGTACGCCTGCACGCAGTGCCATACCGACGCCATCACCTGTGTTGATATGGGCATTGGTTGTTGATTGGTAGATTCGACCAGCACCGCCGGTTGCCAGAATCGTTGCCTTAGCTTTGAAATAGCATTTTTCACCAGTTTCCATACAGATAGCGGTACAACCCACCACTGCACCATCTTGGTTTTTCACTAAATCAAGGGCATACCACTCACTAAATATAGTGGTTTTGTGCTTAATATTTTGTTGATATAAGGTATGAAGCAGTGCATGACCGGTGCGGTCAGCCGCCGCCGCTGTACGTGCCGCTTGCTCTCCACCGAATTGTTTAGATTGACCGCCGAAAGGACGCTGATAGATGGTCCCATCTTCAAATCGAGAAAACGGCAAACCCATTTTCTCAAGCTCGATAACGGACTCTGGACCGTTTTTACACATGTATTCAATCGCATCTTGGTCACCGATATAATCAGAGCCCTTAACGGTATCGTACATATGCCATTGCCAGTTATCCTGATGCGAATTTCCAAGAGCTACGGTAATACCACCTTGAGCCGATACCGTGTGAGAACGAGTTGGAAACACCTTCGACAGCAAAGCACAAGAGAGGCCTTGCTCTGATATTTGCAGCGCGGCACGCATACCTGCACCACCGGCACCAATGACTATGGCGTCAAATTCGCGAACTGGAATCGTCATTTATGCTCCCCAAAGAATGAATAAGCCAGAAAAGAAATAGCCAAACAAAACAACAACCAATGCAAATTGCAGGCTGCCTCTAAGCAGAGTTGGCTTAATATAATCAGTCAGTACTTGCCATACCCCAATCCATGCATGAATTAAGATGCTAGCCAGCGCGACCATAGTGAAGATTTTGGTAAATAAACCACTGAAGAAATTGTTCCACTCTAGATAACCGACATCACCGGTTATGAGGAAAAAACCGCAGATATAAATGGTGTAAAGAGTCAATAAGATCGCAGATGCGCGGATCAATAAGAAATCATGGACACCGTTGCGTCCAATTGACGAAACATGGTTTACCATACGATAACTCCTGCAAGTAGCGCTAGAACACCGGTAATAATGAATGAAACCTGTGCACTCTTGGTGCCGCTTTCAAGGTCTTCGAAATAGCCCAAGTCTTGGCATAAATGACGAATCCCACCAACAATGTGATAGAACAATGCACTTAGCATTCCCCACAAAATAAACTTCACAAACCACCCATCAATAAAATTGGCAGCCTCCATAAAGCCTTTTGGCGACGATAAAGACGTTGATAACAACCACAGTAAAACACCAACAAACACAAAGGTGATAACACCAGAAATACGGTGCAATATGGATGCGATAGCAGTTATAGGGAATTGGATTGTCTGTAAATCCAAATTTATAGGTCTTTGATTTTTCTTGGTCACGGCGCTCTCACTCAGCTCCTTTGAGCATGGTTAAATGCATTTAGATAATAATTTATCGAAAACTTAACAAAACCTTACAAAACCCACGACTGAACTTTGTTATATTGCAGCTTTATTATTGCTCTCTACATACCTATTAACCCGTTAATAACACTGGCAAAGCCTTGAAAATACTAGGGTTGAGGCATAAATACCTCTCCACTATAAAATTGTTAACATGTTAATACAATTGACTTAACAAAATATGCTACCTAGAGCCGATTTTTAACCTTTTTATGTACAAAAACCCAAACAAGTGCACACAAAGATTTATATAAATTGACATCATCGTCGAACCTGCGTACAAATTCGGTGCACCATTGGAGAAAAATGGAACAATAAATAACAAAGGAGAATGTTATGGCAGATAAGCAAGCGACGCTTAATATCAAGGGCCAAGAACCGTTCGAGCTACCAATTATGGAAGGGACTGTTGGCCCAGATGTAATTGATGTTCGCACGCTAGGGAGTAAGGGCTTCTTTACCTTCGACCCAGGATTTCTTGCCACTGCTTCTTGTGAATCTCAAATTACCTACATCGATGGCGACGCCGGTATCCTACTTCACCGTGGCTATCCTATCGATCAGCTAGCAAACAATGCAGACTATCTCGAAGTGTGTTACATCCTTTTATATGGAGAGACACCAACTAGCTCTCAATATAATGAATTTAAAACCATAGTTGCTCGCCACACTATGGTTCACGAACAAATCGCAAGCTTTTTTCACGGATTCCGCCGTGACGCTCACCCAATGGCGGTGATGTGTGGCGTAGTAGGTGCTCTTGCGGCCTTCTACCACGATTCCTTGGATGTCAATAACGACAAACACCGTGAAATCGCAGCGTTCCGTTTGTTATCAAAAATGCCGACCTTAGCCGCAATGTGCTACAAATACAGCATTGGTCAGCCTTTTATCTATCCGCGCAACGACCTAACCTATGCAGAAAACTTCCTGCACATGATGTTTGCAAACCCATGTGAAGAATATGAAGTTAACCCAGTGGTTGCTCGAGCAATGGATAAGATTTTTACCCTACATGCTGACCATGAGCAAAACGCTTCGACCTCAACGGTTCGTTTGGCCGGCTCTTCAGGCGCTAACCCATTTGCGTGTATCGCAGCAGGTATCGCATCTTTATGGGGACCTGCACATGGCGGTGCTAATGAAGCTTGTTTACGTATGCTTGAAGAAATCGGTAGCGTTGACAACATTGAAGAGTATGTAGCGCGTGCGAAAGACAAAGAAGACCCATTCCGTCTGATGGGCTTTGGCCATCGCGTGTACAAGAACTACGATCCTCGTGCAACAGTAATGCGTGACGCATGCCACGATGTATTGAAAGAGCTAAACATCGAAGATCCACTACTTGATGTAGCGATGGAACTTGAGCGTATTGCGCTTTCTGATGAATACTTTGTGGAGAAGAAGCTGTATCCGAATGTAGATTTTTATTCGGGTATTATTCTTAAAGCGATTGGTATCCCTGCATCTATGTTTACTGTGATCTTTGCAATCTCTCGTACCATAGGTTGGATTGCTCACTGGAACGAAATGCACAGCGACCCAACTAACCGTATTGGGCGTCCACGTCAGCTTTATACTGGTGCACCGCAGCGAGAATTTAAGGCTCTTCACGAGCGCGAATAATTCGCTTATAAAAACTAAAAAGAGGCCAAACGGCCTCTTTTTTTATACTGGGTTATCGATATCGATAAAGGTGACATCGAGGTTATGAGTGTCAGCCAACCATTCCCCCAATGCTTTGATACCGTAACGCTCAGTCGCATGGTGCCCAGCTGCGAAATAATGGATATCCTGCTCTCTCGCACTATAGGTTGTGCGTTCAGATATCTCACCTGAAATAAATGCATCCAGTCCAAATTTCACTGCAAGATCAATATAATCTTGTCCTCCACCTGTGCACCAACCTAGTGTTTCGATCATAGTTTTGTCGCTATCAGGAGCAATATGTAACGGGTCACGTCCTAATACCAAACTGATTTGTTTACTAAATTCACTCGCTGAAATTGGGGCTTTCAATCGACCATACATAGCAACAGACTGTGGATGCCCCTCTAACCCCCCCTTAACTTCTATATTTAATAGCTGTGCAAGGCGGGCGTTATTACCAATTTCAGGATGAATATCTAGGGGCAGATGATAGCTATATAGGTTGATATCATTCTTGATTAAGCTACGAATTCTACGGCCTTTCATTCCAACTATAGGCTCAGGTTCGCCCTTCCAGAAATACCCATGATGAACCAAGATAGCATCGGCTTGCACTTCAATAGCTGCATCAATCAAGGCTTGCGAGGCGGTAACCCCAGTGACTATTTTATTGATCTCTCTCCTACCTTCAATCTGCAGGCCATTTGGCGCATAGTCTTTGATAAGCTCAGGAGATAGCTTTGCATTAAGCAGGGTTTGTAATTCTAGG
Above is a genomic segment from Vibrio gallicus containing:
- the sucA gene encoding 2-oxoglutarate dehydrogenase E1 component, with protein sequence MHNNVMKAWLESSHLAGANATYVEELYELYLSDPDLISEEWKRVFEGLPAQTSEAGEQSHSRVRDYFRRLAQETKHYSVPVSDPDVDAKQVKVLQLINAYRFRGHQAANLDPLGLWERPVQPELDPAFHNLTEDDLNESFNVGSFAVAQETMKLRDLYKVLNNTYCGSVGAEYMHMTNTEQKRWIQQRLESVQSHADFSLDEKITFLDELTAAEGLERYLGAKFPGAKRFSLEGGDALIPMTKELIRHAGRSGMREVVVGMAHRGRLNMLVNVLGKKPQDLFDEFAGKHDDTWGTGDVKYHQGFSADFATPGGDVHLALAFNPSHLEIVNPVVIGSVRARQDRLADKHGDKVLPITIHGDSAIAGQGVVQETFNMSLARGFQVGGTVRIVVNNQIGFTTSNPRDTRSTMYCTDIAKMVQAPIFHVNADDPEAVAFVTRIALDYRNTFKRDVVIDLVCYRRHGHNEADEPNATQPLMYQKIKKHPTPRKLYADVMMEREEIGIDTATQLVNEYRDALDHGEVVVKEWRPMAMHSVDWSPYLGHEWDIEWDNQVEIGRLTELGKRICQYPDSHQLQSRVNKLYNDRISMVAGDKPLDWGMAETLAYATLVDDGKRVRISGQDSGRGTFFHRHAVLHNQEDASTYVPLAHVHDKQGPFQVFDSVLSEEAVLAFEYGYATAEPGGLTLWEAQFGDFANGAQVVIDQFISSGEQKWGRLCGITMLLPHGYEGQGPEHSSARLERYLQLCAEQNIQVVVPSTPAQVYHMLRRQVVRPMRRPLIVMSPKSLLRHPMCTSSLEDLAQGNFQPCINEIDALDPAKVRRVVFCSGKVYYDLLDERRKREIDDVAIVRIEQLYPFPLADVREAISIYTEAKQFVWCQEEPQNQGAWYSSQHNFRAATPFNTTLSYAGRPASASPAVGYMSVHLKQQKALIDEALTIDKELEE
- a CDS encoding succinate dehydrogenase iron-sulfur subunit; its protein translation is MNLNFSIYRYNPDVDSKPYMKQYTLEVDEGSDMMVLDALILLKEQDPSLSFRRSCREGVCGSDGLNMNGKNGLACITPLSALGGGTLTIRPLPGLPVVRDLIVDMTQFYDNYTKVKPFLIAEGDLPPSRENKQSPEERAHLDGLYECIMCACCTTSCPSFWWNPDKFIGPAGLLAAYRWLIDSRDTATDERLDNLDDAFSVFRCHGIMNCVSVCPKGLNPTKAIGHIKTMLVERSI
- the sdhA gene encoding succinate dehydrogenase flavoprotein subunit translates to MTIPVREFDAIVIGAGGAGMRAALQISEQGLSCALLSKVFPTRSHTVSAQGGITVALGNSHQDNWQWHMYDTVKGSDYIGDQDAIEYMCKNGPESVIELEKMGLPFSRFEDGTIYQRPFGGQSKQFGGEQAARTAAAADRTGHALLHTLYQQNIKHKTTIFSEWYALDLVKNQDGAVVGCTAICMETGEKCYFKAKATILATGGAGRIYQSTTNAHINTGDGVGMALRAGVPMQDMEMWQFHPTGIAGAGVLVTEGCRGEGGYLLNKDGERFMERYAPNAKDLAGRDVVARSMMIEIREGRGCDGPWGPHLKLKLDHLGRDVLESRLPGILELSRTFAHVDPIKEPIPVIPTCHYMMGGVPTQVSGQAIKQDSNGKDIEVQGLFACGEIASVSVHGANRLGGNSLLDLVVFGRATGLHLGEALAAQTEARPATDSDIEESLARTMRWENSTSGEDPAQIRKDLQSCMQNSFSVFREGDAMANGLEELKVIRERLNNAHLADKSSEFNTQRVECLELDNLMETAFATAVAANYRTESRGAHARYDYPERDDEQWLCHSIYNPDTEEMSKRDVNMEPVHREAFPPKARTY
- the sdhD gene encoding succinate dehydrogenase, hydrophobic membrane anchor protein; protein product: MVNHVSSIGRNGVHDFLLIRASAILLTLYTIYICGFFLITGDVGYLEWNNFFSGLFTKIFTMVALASILIHAWIGVWQVLTDYIKPTLLRGSLQFALVVVLFGYFFSGLFILWGA
- the sdhC gene encoding succinate dehydrogenase cytochrome b556 subunit, translating into MTKKNQRPINLDLQTIQFPITAIASILHRISGVITFVFVGVLLWLLSTSLSSPKGFMEAANFIDGWFVKFILWGMLSALFYHIVGGIRHLCQDLGYFEDLESGTKSAQVSFIITGVLALLAGVIVW
- a CDS encoding citrate synthase, whose amino-acid sequence is MADKQATLNIKGQEPFELPIMEGTVGPDVIDVRTLGSKGFFTFDPGFLATASCESQITYIDGDAGILLHRGYPIDQLANNADYLEVCYILLYGETPTSSQYNEFKTIVARHTMVHEQIASFFHGFRRDAHPMAVMCGVVGALAAFYHDSLDVNNDKHREIAAFRLLSKMPTLAAMCYKYSIGQPFIYPRNDLTYAENFLHMMFANPCEEYEVNPVVARAMDKIFTLHADHEQNASTSTVRLAGSSGANPFACIAAGIASLWGPAHGGANEACLRMLEEIGSVDNIEEYVARAKDKEDPFRLMGFGHRVYKNYDPRATVMRDACHDVLKELNIEDPLLDVAMELERIALSDEYFVEKKLYPNVDFYSGIILKAIGIPASMFTVIFAISRTIGWIAHWNEMHSDPTNRIGRPRQLYTGAPQREFKALHERE
- a CDS encoding Nif3-like dinuclear metal center hexameric protein, translating into MNNLELQTLLNAKLSPELIKDYAPNGLQIEGRREINKIVTGVTASQALIDAAIEVQADAILVHHGYFWKGEPEPIVGMKGRRIRSLIKNDINLYSYHLPLDIHPEIGNNARLAQLLNIEVKGGLEGHPQSVAMYGRLKAPISASEFSKQISLVLGRDPLHIAPDSDKTMIETLGWCTGGGQDYIDLAVKFGLDAFISGEISERTTYSAREQDIHYFAAGHHATERYGIKALGEWLADTHNLDVTFIDIDNPV